One stretch of Roseimicrobium sp. ORNL1 DNA includes these proteins:
- a CDS encoding protocatechuate 3,4-dioxygenase translates to MKFSSLCTSAASRRHLLRGLALSAAGLWVPGAFAEALTLTPRATEGPFYPDKLPLDQDNDLIVIKDSTSPAVGEVTYLSGRVLDPKGNPLKNAVVEIWQCDANGVYLHSRSGGNVEKRDGNFQGFGKFETDSTGGYLFRTIKPVPYPGRTPHIHMKVKLRDKELLTTQIYVKGIAQNDRDGIWKKLPQGAVRDSVTVAFSPKAGAKAGELEAKCDIIVGLTPGE, encoded by the coding sequence ATGAAATTCTCCTCCCTGTGCACCTCGGCTGCTTCACGTCGTCACCTCCTGCGCGGACTGGCTCTCAGCGCCGCCGGCCTCTGGGTGCCGGGCGCGTTCGCCGAGGCACTGACGCTGACGCCTCGCGCCACCGAAGGCCCCTTCTATCCTGACAAGCTGCCGCTCGATCAGGATAACGATCTCATCGTCATCAAAGACAGCACCTCTCCTGCTGTGGGAGAAGTCACCTATCTCAGCGGTCGCGTATTGGATCCGAAGGGCAATCCGCTGAAGAACGCCGTGGTGGAAATCTGGCAGTGCGATGCCAATGGCGTGTACCTGCACAGCCGCAGTGGAGGCAACGTGGAAAAACGCGACGGTAACTTCCAGGGCTTCGGCAAGTTCGAGACAGACAGCACGGGCGGCTATCTCTTCCGCACCATCAAGCCCGTGCCCTATCCCGGCCGCACACCGCACATTCACATGAAGGTGAAGCTGCGTGACAAGGAACTGCTCACCACCCAGATCTACGTGAAGGGCATCGCGCAGAATGACCGCGATGGCATCTGGAAGAAACTTCCCCAGGGCGCCGTTCGCGACTCGGTCACCGTCGCCTTTTCACCCAAGGCCGGCGCAAAGGCGGGCGAACTGGAAGCGAAGTGCGACATCATCGTCGGCCTGACGCCGGGCGAATAA